The Bacillus sp. (in: firmicutes) nucleotide sequence TATTCACAAACTTTTTAAAGCGTTATTTTAATAAATTTTAAATTTTTTTAATAACTCCTCTGTGATTTGTATCACCGACATAGTGAAAAAAATATTATATATTTTATATATAATATTTTGAGGAGGCACATGATGATGTCATTTACGATTACAAGCACCATGAGTGTTGGCGAAATCGTTACCCAATTCCCACAAGCAGCTGACATATTTAAAAGATATAAAATTGATTTTTGTTGTGGCGGTAACCACTCTTTAACAGAAGCACTTGCAGAAAAAAACTTAAACGAAGAGGAAATTCTTGAAGAGTTAAATACAGCTTATACAAAAATGAAGGCAATGAATACTGAAACAACGAATTGGCAAGAAGTTTCTAGCAGCGATTTAATTGACCATGTTAAAGAAACGCATCATGCCTTCTTAAATAATGAGCTACCAATGCTTGGCCAGCTTGTGACAAAAATTTATCGCGTCCACGGTCCAAACCATGGATACCTTGCTGATGTTTACAATCATTATCATGATTTAAGCAAAGAATTAATGGAACACGTTATCAAAGAAGACGAAATAGTATTCCCTCTAATAAAATCATACGAAGAAAACCCTTCATCCGAAAAACTGGAAGAAGTTAAAGCGGCGATTATTGAGTTAGAAAAAGAGCATGACAAAGCAGGGGATTTATTGAAAGCAATCCGTGAATTAACAAATGACTATGAATTGCCAGCCGATGCTTGCATGACGTATACAACAACATTTCAACGATTAGAAGCGCTTGAAGCAGATATGTTTATTCATGTTCATAAAGAAAATAATATTCTTTTCCCACGCTATTTAAATAAATAATCTAATAGATAGAAATAGGCA carries:
- the ric gene encoding iron-sulfur cluster repair di-iron protein, whose translation is MSFTITSTMSVGEIVTQFPQAADIFKRYKIDFCCGGNHSLTEALAEKNLNEEEILEELNTAYTKMKAMNTETTNWQEVSSSDLIDHVKETHHAFLNNELPMLGQLVTKIYRVHGPNHGYLADVYNHYHDLSKELMEHVIKEDEIVFPLIKSYEENPSSEKLEEVKAAIIELEKEHDKAGDLLKAIRELTNDYELPADACMTYTTTFQRLEALEADMFIHVHKENNILFPRYLNK